A stretch of DNA from Triticum dicoccoides isolate Atlit2015 ecotype Zavitan chromosome 2A, WEW_v2.0, whole genome shotgun sequence:
TGAGGAGCCCCCTGGCTATGCGGCCGTCAGCGCCCTGGGGAAAGAAGCCGCCGGCCTGGGCGGGGCTTCCGGTGCCGTACACGATGCCGAGGATCTCCTCGGGCGTGCGATCGTAAGCGAGCGAGTAGCGGTCGCCGGCGATGATGTTCCCCACGGTCTGCCCCTCGGGCCCCTCACCCGGCGCCACCACTAGCCCCTCGTCCTTCACCCCCCTCCTCCCAAGCTCGTTCCGCAGCTCGGAGATGTGCGCGGTCACCTCCGCCACACCAACACCATAGCTCGCCACCCGCGACAGTCCGCGCTCGTACAGCAGGGCCCGGATCACCGCGTCCTGTGCGGATTCCACGCCCAGCAGTCCCGCCACCAGCTGCGTGCAATCAATCACAGAAGTACGACAAGTTAATTAGAGTATCACGTACATGTAATTAATGGGAATATCGATCAGTACGCATGCACGCATTTTGTGTGTCTGATCGATACGGCTGGTGGTAGGGTGATCACGCGTGTGGTGTAGCCTAGGTACGTACCCTTCTGGCCTGGGGAGTGAGGAGCTTGGGGTTGGCGCCGACGTAGCCGGTCAGGCCGACGTACGGGATGATGTAGGAGGCGATGAGGAAGTTGAGGCTGTTCTCGTAGGGGTTGAAGGGCGGGTCCAGCGTCGTGTTCATCGCCTGCTCCACGATCTTGCCGATGTTGGTCGCGCTGATGTCCAGCTGCGGCCGCGGGAATCCCCTCACGTTCTGCTTGATCGCCCTGCACAAACACACGCACGTACTGTTCATAAACGACATGCTAGTATGCTACTCTGCTACTAATATTTCTTGGTCGGGAGAGAGTCCAAGTGGCCGAATTGTGAGGTTAATTGCGTACGTAcctgaggtggccaacttcttggtAGCAGAACTGTGTGGCGACGTCTCGGACGAAGGGGGTGAGGGCGGCGGTCTGGCCACCGATGGGATGCGGGCCGCCGCCGGTGAGGTTGACGTCGATGCCATCGAGGCCGTAGCCCAGCGCCGACCAGCAGAAGAACTCCGCCTCCAGGTACTCGAGGTTCAGCGGGAACTCCAGCAGGTCCACGTCCGATTGTGGCAGCagcgtgccgccgccgccgaagaACCCGCGGTACCGTGCCCACTCGTTGTCCATGTCCTGCGCCCGGCAGACGCCGCCGCAGAGAGCAGCCACCACCAAGGCGACCACCACGACGAAGGTGGCCGGCGCAGCCATGGCAATACTACTTGCAGCTCGTAGTATGATCACGAGTTGGGAGTTTGAACGCCAAGGATGATGGTAGGATCACTGATCTGCAGGTTTGGGGGACTTGACTTGTGCGTGTTCTCGTCCTCGCGATCGGCGAATGTAATATAGGCGGTGCGGCACATGCGGAAGGGGTGCAACGTGGAGCGTGACGTGGACGGGAACGGGAAGAGGAGTGGGGGTGGCGCGCCAAGGGTGTGGCTTCCGCGGGAGCTACGTGTGGCGTTGTTTAAACGGCAGGTCGCTGTTTCCTTTGTCTTGGAGGAAATTTGAGTGGGTCGACCATTACTCCATTGTGTGACGTTTTCTGTGCAGTTTTCTAGTTTTGGACCTTACCATGGGCTCCTGAAGCACACACAATGGTGGCGCAAATTAGACAAGTTCCCATACACGAAATGGGGCATGCGATGTGCGCTCAGAAAGAAAGGTAGGAAGGGCGAAGAAACAGTCACATATGCTTGCAAGGCATTATAggacagtgcttgaaaggaaactaTTAGCATGATGTAATACCTCCTTTTTAAGTTAGCAACGTGTATAactttttttgcgcaaaaaaagtGTATAACATTTCCCCCGAAAAAAAGCAAAGTGTATAACTTTTTAAACATGCATTCGTCCCTTAGGGCTTATTTGGTTTACTAGTTTTTCAAACCATAAGAATAGGAAAAGTAAATGATTAATAGGTCATGTCAGTTGAATCGAAGAATTCACCATGGAAAGTGCACCCCAATCTCCTAATTGGATTGATAATTAATGTCAACGTATCTTAAGGGACTTAGCCTTTTCATTTTTGTGATCCAAAACCATATTGAGTCAATTCTTTCTCAAATGTCCTTAAAGATCAAACTTCAAAATCTCACCGAAACAGTGTTTTGGACGGTGTCACCAAAATGTCACAAGGGTGACGAGATTACATTTCGGTCATATTGTACAAAAAGTGTTGATGATTCAAGTGTTAGATGTTCCAAGTCTGATGGCCGAGCTGACAAACCTTCCTTCAGACATGCAAGGAAAAGGAAGGGTAAGGATGGAAACTCCTCTACCAAGTACTTGACATTGCCGACTGCAAGTCCTCCATCATGCACTCGAAAAATCCTTAAGATATAGACGCGGCTCTTTGAGGTTACCGTTCAGACACAACTCCACATGGTAAACACTTAGAATAAGGGACATTGGCGAAAACCAGTATTGGAAAGGGTTTTGAACAGACAAATACACTGGTAGATGGTTGGACTCTGATGAATCAACAAACATTAGACATCTGAAGAGGTGATATTGTGTGAATCACCCCCCCATAATACTCCCTCagtttttatttacttcgcatattagctttggtcaaagtcaatctTTGTAAACTTTGACGAAGTTTATACACAAaagtattaacatatacaataacaaatcaatacccttagattcattattgaatatactttcacatcatatagatttgttattataaatgttcatacttttttctataaacttggtcaaactgtatgaagtttgacttcagtcaaatctaatatgcagagtaaataaaaacgaagggagtattaGTTAGCATCCCTTGATCATTTATGGCACCCCAAACATCCGACTTCATTTTCCTATTGGAAAGGAAAAAAATAGTTCTAACATGAACTTGTTCACCTGCAATAGTCAAGAACTCTTGACGGTATCtagctggaacaacgtgttcatccTGAATAACTTGATTTAAGGACAAAGAATTTCGTGATGGATGGTGTTGGACACATAAGAAACAACAACTGGACATCTCTAGTGGTGACTGCACTAGTGGTTGTTGATGGACACAAAAGAAACAATGACCAATAGATGTCTACAAAGGTGACTACAACCGCTCAGGCGTGGCTCCTTGAGTATATTGATATGTATATGCATTGTTGTAATATGAAAATGAAATGTGTATCAACAAAAGGCTATATTGAGACTACCCTTAAGATGTAATTCAACCGATATATAATTATGTTGGGTTAATGTATTGTTTAATCGTGTTGCGTATTATCGGTTGTTATACTTTGTATTTTTAATTAACTAAATGTACTAGGGACTAATAGAACAGAAGGCTTGTTACTAGTAAGTAAAATACCAGTGAAGATCTAATTTTGAAACATGCCACAAGTGGAGTAGTTACTAGTGACACTCGCCTATTTTGCTAATTACTAGTAACTTCTTACCACTGGCGAGTTACCATTGACGGCTACTCTGCTCGTGAATAATGTGGAAAATGCACCCATCACTAGTAAGTTGTAGCAGGGGTCCTACATTGGCTTGTGTGCATGGGAGCCTTCAAGGTGTGAAGGACGAAGCAAGATGTTTGCACGAACCTAGAGACCTATTTGGTGAAGATCTACCCTGATTAAGGCTAGACTTTCATGGTCGTAAGCCTTGGTGGCATAGGCTGAGTGCTCCATTGTGGGTGTAGTTCTCCATGGACTTGTCCTCCATGGATCTGGTAATTATGGTCTTCATGATCCTAGAACTATTATGGTTTGAAGCCTCCATCAACATGAAGTAGGACAAGGCAAACTATCCGAATCACGGGAAAAATCTTATGCCATGCTCAGGTGATGGTGTCCTGGATAAGGAGGTgctaaccatgttggctcccagaCATATGGGCTGGGCTGGGATGAGGACTCTCAAAGTAACTGTTTTGTAGGCCATATTCGTCAGGCTCAGCATCTAGAGGGAATCTCCCCAAAGGCTTGGCGCGTACTCCAAGACATAGAGGCGATCGTCAGAAAGATTACTCTTAGATGTAACCGATCTATGCATAACCCTAGGTACCCCGGTGTCAATACACGACGAGGGGTGTAGATCATagagttggggaacgcagtaattcaaaaaaattcctacggtcacacaagatctatctaggagaagcatatcaacgagcggggggagtgtgtccacataccctcgtagaccgaaagcggaagcgtttagtaacgcggttgatgtagtcgaatgtcttcacgatccaatcgatccaagtaccgaacgtacggcacctccgtgtttagcacacgttcaacacaatgacgtccctcgagctcttgatccagttgaggacgagggagagttccatcagcacgacggcgtggcgacggtgatgataaagttaccggcgcagggcttcgcctaagcactacgacgatatgaccgaggtgtgtaactgtggagggggcaccacacatggctaagacaaatcttggagttcctttggggtgcccctgcccacgtatataaaggagggagggagagaggccggccctcctaggggcgcgccaagtgtagggagtcctactaggactcctaagtcctactaggactcctaagtcttagtaggattccctttccttttaggagtaggaaagaaggaaaggagggagagggagaaggaaagggggcccgcgcCCCTacaccttgtccaattcggtttgggcagggggaggcgcgcgccacctcatggcccttcttccctctatccactaaagcccaataaggcccattaacttcccccggcgaattcccataactctcctgtactccgaaaaatacccggatcactcggaaccattccgatgtccgaatatagccttacaatatatcgatctttatctctcgaccatttcaagactgctcgtcatgtccgtgatctcatccgggactccgaacaaactttggtcatcaaatcacataactcataatacaaatcgtcatcgaacgttaagcgtgcggaccctacgggttagagaactatgtagacatgaccgggacacatctccggtcaacaaccaatagcggaacctagatgctcatattggctcctacatattctacgaatatctttatcggtcaaaccacatagcaACATACGTCAtttcctttgtcatcagtatgttacttgcccgagattcgatcgtcggtatcatcatacctaattcaatctcgttatcggcaagtctttttactcgttacgtaatgcattatcccgtaactaactcattagtcatattgcttgcaaggcttatagtgatgtgcattaccgagagggcctagagatacctctctgatacacagagtgaaaaatcctaatcttgatctatgccaactcaacaaacaccttcggagacacctgtagagcatctttataatctccTAGTtaaattgtgacgtttgatagcacataaagtgttcctccggtattcgggagctgcataatctcatagtcagaggaatatgtataagtcatgaagaaagcaatatcaataaaactaaacgatcattatgctaagctaacggatgggtcttgtccatcacatcaatctttaatgatgtgatctcgttcatcaaatgacaacacatgtctatggtcaggaaacttaaccatctttgattaacgagctagtcaagtagaggcatactagggacactttgtttgtctatgtattcacacatgtactaagtttccggttaatacaattctagcatgaataataaacatttatcatgatataaggaaatataaataacaactttattattgcctttagggcatatttcctccagtctctcacttgcactagagtcaataatctagttcacatcatcatgtgatttaacaccaatagttcacatctttatgtgattagttcacatctccatgtgactaatacccaaagggtttactagagtcaataatctagttcacatcgctatgtgattaacacccaaagagtgatcatatttttcttgtgagagaagtttagtcaacaggtctgccacattcagagttgtatgtattttgcaaattttctacgtCTACAATGCTCtgaacggagctactctagctattcgctcccactttcaatatgtatccaaattgagacttagagtcatctggatcagtgtcaaaacttgcatcgacgtaaccctttatgatgaactttttgtcacctccataaccgagaaacatgtccttattccactaaggataattttgaccgctgtccagtgatccactcctggatcactattgtaccctcttgccaaactcatggtgaggtacacaataggtccggtacacagaatagcatactttatagaacgtgtgactgaggcatagggaatgacttttcattctctttctattttttgtcgtggtcaggttttgagtctttactcaacttcacaccttgcaacacaggcaagaactccttctttgactgttccattttgaactacttcaaaatcttgtcaaggtatgtactcattgaaaaaacttatcaagcgtctttgatatatatatctatagatcttgattctcaatatgtaagaaacttcaccgaggtctttctttgaaaaaactcctttcaaacactcctttatgctttcatgaaaattttacatcatttctgatcaacaatatgtcattcacatatacttatcagaaaggttgtagttctcccactcactttcttgtaaatataggcttcaccaaaagtacatataaaaccatatgctttgatcaccttatcaaagtgtatattccaactccgagatgcttgcaccagtccatagatggatcgctggagcttgcacactttgttagtacctttaggatttacaaaaccttcttgttgcatcatatacaactcttctttaagaaatccattaaggaatgtagttttgacatccatttgccagattttataaaaatgtgtcaattgctaacatgattcggacaaacttaagcatcgatacgagtgagaaaatcttatcatagtcaacaccttgaacttgtcaaaaagctTTTGtgtcaattcgagctttgtagatagtaacactactatcagcgtccatcttcctcttgaagatccatttaatctcaatggcctgccgatcatcgggcaagtcaatcaaagtccatactttgttctcatacatggatcccatctcagatttcatggcctcaagccatttcatggaatctgagctcatcattgcttcctcatagttcgtaggttcgtcatggtcaagtaacatgacttccagaaaggattaccgtaccactctggtgcggactataccctggttgacctatgaggtttgatagtaacttgatctgaagtttcatgatcatcctcattagcttcctcactaattggtgtaggaatcactagaactgatttatgtgatgaactacttttcaataagggagaaggtacaattacctcatcaatttctactttccttccactcacttctttcgagagaaactccttctctagaaaggatccattcttaccaatgaatatctttccttcggatctgtgatagaaggtgtacccaaccgtttccttttgggtatcctatgaagacgccttctccgatttaggtttgagcttatcggtttgaaactttttcacataagcatcgcaaccccaaacttttaagaaatgacaacttaggtttcttgccaaaccatagttcatatggcgtcatctcaacggatttagatggtgccctatttaacgtgaatgcagttgtctctaataaagtaggtaaatcggtaagagacatcatagatcgtaccatatctaataaagtacggttatgacgtttggacacaccattacgctgtggtgttccaggtggcttgagttgcgaaactattccacattatttcaaatgaagaccaaactcataactcaaatattcgcctccatgatcagatcgtaaaaactttattttcttgttgcgatgattgtccacttcactctaaaattctttgaacttttaaatgtTTCAAActaatgtttcattaagtagatatatccatatcttctcaaatcatctgtgaatgtcagaaaataatgatacccaccgcgagcctcaacactcatcggaccgcatacattggtatgtattatttccaataagtcagtggctcgctccattttccggagaacagagtcttagtcatcttgcccatgaggcatggttcacaagcataaaatgattcataatcaagtgattccaaaagtccatcagcatggagtttcttcatgcactttacaccaatatgacctaaacggcagtgccactagtatgttgcactatcattatcaactttgcatcttttggcataaatattatgaatatgtgtatcactacaatcgagattcaataaaccacaccttgggtgtatgaccacagaaggttttattcatgtaaacagaataacaattattctttgacttaaatgaatatccgtattgcaataaacatgatccaatcatattatgctcaacgcaaacaccaaataaaatttattttaggttcaacactaatcccgaaggtaaagggagtgtgcgattgtGATCTTATCTACCTTGGAATCacatccaacacacattgtcacctcgccctcaactagtctctgttcattttgtaactcctgtttcaagttactaatcatagcaactgaactagtatcaaatacccaggggctactatgaacactagtaaagtacacatcaataacatggatatcatatatacttttgttcaccttgccatccttcttatctgccaagtatttggggcagttccgcttccagtgacccatttcctttgcagtagaatcacttagtttcaggcttgggtctagctttgagcttcttcatgggagtggaaactttCTCGCCATTCTTCTTGTAgttacctttctttcccttgcccttttacttgaaactagcgatcctgtcaaccatcaacacttgatgcttttcttgatttctaccttcgccgatttcagcatcgcgaagagctcaggaaatcattttcgtcatcccttgcatattatagttcatcacgaagttcctgtaacttggtgatagtgactagagaactctgtcaatcattatcttatctggaagattaactcccacttaattcaagcgattgtagtactcagacattctgagcacatgctcactggttgagctattctcctccatcttgtaggcaaaatacttgtcagaggtctcatacctctcgactcgggaatgagtttgaaataccaatttcagctcttggaacatcttatatgctccttggcgttcaaaatatttttgaagtcctggttctaagccgtgaagcatggcgcactaaactatcaagtagtcatcataccgagcttgccaaacgttcataacgtctgcatctgctcctgcaataggtccatcacctagtggtgcattaaggacataattcttctgtgcagcaatgaggataatcctcagatcactaacccagtccgcatcattgctactatcatatttcaacttatttttccctaggaacatatcaaaaataaaacagggagctatacgtgatctattgatctacaacatagatatgcaaatactagcaggactaagttcatgataaattaaagttcaattaattatattacttaagaactcccacttagatagacatccctctagtcatctaaatgatcacgtgatccatatcaactaaaccatgtccgatcatcacgtgagatggagtagttttcaatggtgaacatcactatgttgatcatatctactatatgattcacgttcgacctttcggtctcagtgttccgaggccatatctgcatatgctaggctcgtcaagtttaacccgagtattatacgtgtgcaaaactggcttgcacccgttgtatgtgaacgtagagcttatcacacccgatcatcacgtggtgtctcggcatgacgaactgtagcaatggtgcatactcagggagaactcttataccttgaaatttagtgagagatcatcttataatgctaccgttgtactaagcaaaataagatccataaaggataaacatcacatgcaatcaaaataagtaatatgatatggccatcatcatcttgtgcctttgatctccatctccaaagcaccatcatgatcatcatcgtcaccggcttgacaccttgatctccatcgtagcatcgttgtcgtctcgccaactattgtttctacgactatcactaccggttAGTGATaacgtaaagaaattacatggcgattgaatttcatacaataaagcaacaaccataaggctcctgccagtagccgataattgttacaaaacatgatcatctcatacaacaatttatatctcatgatgtcttgaccatatcacattacaacatgccctgcaaaaacaagttagacgtcctctactttgttgttgcaagttttacgtggctactacgggattctagcaagaaccattcttacctacgcatcaaaaccacaatgatttttcatcaagtgtggtatttgaaccttcaacaaggaccgggcatggtcaaacttgattcaactaaagttggagaaatagacacccgctagccacctatgtgcgaagcacgtcagtagaaccagtctcatgaacgcgtgatacgtccattttgcaacatgttttcttactgttatttataatgtttttatccataataatgcttttttggagtaattctaatgccttttatctcataatttgcaaggaacacaccaagagggagaattccggcagctgacaatctggacctggaaaagctacgttaggccacctattatgcacaactccaaataagctgaaacctCATgggttttttatggaatatataagaaatactggagccaataaacaccagaggggggccagcaggtgggcacaacccacctgggcgcgccaggccccccaggcgcaccctggtgggttgtggcctccttgacccacctccggtgcccatcttctggtatataattcattttgacctagaaaataataataggaggactttcgggacgaagcgccgccgcctcgaggcggaacttgggcaggagcactttttccctccggcggagtgattccgccgggggaacttccctcccggagggggaaatcatcgtcgtcatcatcaccaacaactctcccatcttggggagggaaatatccatcaacatcttcaacaacactatctcctctcaaaccctagttcatctcttgtgttcaatcttgctaccggaactatagattgttaTTTGTGGGGTGActggtagtgttgattacaccttgtagttgattactatatggtttatttggtggaagattatatattcatatccattatgatatttaatactactctgatcatgaacatgtttataatttgtgagtacttacttttgttcttgaggtcacgggagaaatcatgttacaagtaatc
This window harbors:
- the LOC119359497 gene encoding desiccation-related protein PCC13-62-like; translated protein: MAAPATFVVVVALVVAALCGGVCRAQDMDNEWARYRGFFGGGGTLLPQSDVDLLEFPLNLEYLEAEFFCWSALGYGLDGIDVNLTGGGPHPIGGQTAALTPFVRDVATQFCYQEVGHLRAIKQNVRGFPRPQLDISATNIGKIVEQAMNTTLDPPFNPYENSLNFLIASYIIPYVGLTGYVGANPKLLTPQARRLVAGLLGVESAQDAVIRALLYERGLSRVASYGVGVAEVTAHISELRNELGRRGVKDEGLVVAPGEGPEGQTVGNIIAGDRYSLAYDRTPEEILGIVYGTGSPAQAGGFFPQGADGRIARGLLM